One stretch of Zingiber officinale cultivar Zhangliang chromosome 6B, Zo_v1.1, whole genome shotgun sequence DNA includes these proteins:
- the LOC121990168 gene encoding senescence-specific cysteine protease SAG39-like, with protein MGRIPAAAFTVKQCLVLAALFAVISSTAWGRKLSYPESMSMAERHERWMAQHGRVYRDDAEKQRRFDIFKSNVELIDSFNAAGKHKYSLGINQFADMTNEEFKSSYTGFKNMIAAKPIRKGGFMYENVSATPKSVDWRTKGAVTPIKDQGQCGCCWAFSAVAAMEGITKLTAGKLISLSEQQLVDCDVHGEDQGCNGGLMDNAFEFIINNGGLATETKYPYQATDGTCSKQKSSPSAAAISGYEDVPADDEAALRKAVAHQPVSVAIEASGSAFQFYNGGVFTGECGTDLDHGVTAVGYGATSDGSKYWLVKNSWGADWGENGYIRMERDVDAKEGLCGIAMQASYPTA; from the exons ATGGGTAGAATTCCAGCCGCCGCCTTCACCGTGAAGCAATGCCTCGTCTTGGCGGCCTTGTTCGCTGTAATATCAAGCACCGCTTGGGGGCGCAAGCTAAGTTATCCAGAGAGCATGTCCATGGCAGAGAGGCACGAGCGGTGGATGGCGCAGCACGGGCGCGTCTACCGCGATGACGCAGAGAAGCAGCGCCGCTTCGACATCTTCAAGTCCAACGTCGAGCTCATCGACTCGTTCAACGCCGCCGGCAAGCACAAGTACTCGCTGGGCATCAACCAGTTCGCCGACATGACCAACGAGGAGTTCAAATCTTCCTACACTGGCTTCAAGAATATGATCGCGGCGAAGCCGATCAGGAAGGGAGGATTCATGTACGAGAACGTGTCCGCGACGCCGAAGAGCGTCGACTGGAGGACCAAAGGAGCAGTCACTCCCATCAAAGATCAAGGGCAGTGTG GATGTTGCTGGGCGTTCTCGGCAGTGGCGGCGATGGAGGGCATCACCAAGCTCACCGCTGGCAAGTTGATCTCTCTCTCCGAGCAGCAGCTGGTGGACTGCGACGTCCACGGCGAGGACCAAGGCTGCAACGGCGGCCTCATGGACAACGCGTTCGAGTTCATCATCAACAACGGCGGCCTCGCCACCGAGACCAAGTACCCTTACCAGGCCACCGACGGCACCTGCAGCAAGCAGAAATCCTCCCCCTCCGCCGCCGCCATCAGTGGGTACGAGGACGTGCCTGCTGACGATGAGGCGGCGCTCCGCAAGGCCGTGGCCCACCAGCCGGTGTCTGTGGCGATAGAGGCCAGCGGATCGGCCTTCCAGTTCTACAACGGCGGCGTCTTCACGGGGGAATGCGGAACTGATCTCGACCACGGCGTCACAGCGGTGGGCTACGGCGCGACGAGCGATGGCAGCAAGTACTGGCTGGTGAAGAATTCTTGGGGTGCCGATTGGGGGGAGAACGGCTACATAAGGATGGAAAGGGACGTGGATGCTAAGGAAGGGCTGTGTGGTATCGCCATGCAAGCTTCCTACCCAACTGCTTGA